In one Kitasatospora cineracea genomic region, the following are encoded:
- a CDS encoding DUF47 domain-containing protein, translating to MRFSLTPKETSFYDMFAAAAENLVVGSKLLLELLGSDVSARAEIVERMRAAEHAGDDTTHAIFHQLNSSFITPFDREDIYNLASSLDDIMDFMEEAVDLVVLYDIETLPKGIEQQIEVLARAAELTAEAMPNLRSMSNLTEYWIEVNRLENQADQIHRKLLAHLFSGQYEAIEVLKLKQVVDVLEEAADAFEHVANTVETIAVKES from the coding sequence GTGCGTTTTAGCCTGACCCCGAAGGAGACGAGCTTCTACGACATGTTCGCCGCCGCCGCGGAGAACCTTGTCGTCGGATCCAAGCTCCTGCTGGAACTACTGGGCTCTGACGTGTCAGCCCGCGCGGAGATCGTCGAGCGCATGCGCGCCGCCGAGCACGCCGGCGACGACACCACCCATGCGATCTTCCACCAGCTGAACTCCTCGTTCATCACCCCGTTCGACCGGGAGGACATCTACAACCTGGCCTCCTCGCTGGACGACATCATGGACTTCATGGAGGAGGCCGTCGACCTGGTCGTGCTGTACGACATCGAGACCCTCCCGAAGGGCATCGAGCAGCAGATCGAGGTGCTGGCCCGGGCGGCCGAGCTGACCGCGGAGGCGATGCCCAACCTGCGGTCGATGTCGAACCTCACCGAGTACTGGATCGAGGTCAACCGGCTGGAGAACCAGGCGGACCAGATCCACCGCAAGCTGCTGGCCCACCTGTTCTCCGGCCAGTACGAGGCGATCGAGGTGTTGAAGCTCAAGCAGGTCGTGGACGTCCTCGAGGAGGCGGCCGACGCGTTCGAGCACGTGGCCAACACGGTGGAGACCATCGCGGTCAAGGAGTCCTGA
- the pstB gene encoding phosphate ABC transporter ATP-binding protein PstB produces MAKRIDVSGLSAYYGSTRAIEDISMTIEPRSVTAFIGPSGCGKSTFLRTLNRMHEVIPGARVEGKVMLDDENLYGANVDPVAVRRSVGMVFQRPNPFPTMSIYDNVVAGLKLAGVKKKSVLDGVVEKSLQGANLWNEVKDRLGKPGAGLSGGQQQRLCIARAIAVEPEVLLMDEPCSALDPISTLAIEDLIGELKSQFTIVIVTHNMQQAARVSDRTAFFNLAGVGQPGKLVELDDTQRIFSNPSVQATEDYISGRFG; encoded by the coding sequence ATGGCCAAGCGCATCGACGTCAGCGGACTGTCCGCCTACTACGGTTCCACCCGCGCCATCGAGGACATCTCGATGACCATCGAGCCCCGCTCGGTGACCGCCTTCATCGGCCCCTCGGGCTGCGGCAAGTCCACCTTCCTGCGCACCCTCAACCGGATGCACGAGGTGATCCCCGGCGCCCGGGTCGAGGGCAAGGTGATGCTGGACGACGAGAACCTGTACGGCGCCAACGTCGACCCGGTCGCCGTCCGCCGCTCGGTCGGCATGGTGTTCCAGCGCCCCAACCCGTTCCCCACCATGTCGATCTACGACAACGTGGTGGCCGGCCTCAAGCTGGCCGGGGTGAAGAAGAAGTCCGTGCTGGACGGCGTGGTGGAGAAGTCCCTCCAGGGCGCCAACCTGTGGAACGAGGTCAAGGACCGCCTGGGCAAGCCCGGCGCGGGCCTGTCCGGCGGCCAGCAGCAGCGCCTGTGCATCGCCCGGGCGATCGCGGTCGAGCCCGAGGTGCTGCTGATGGACGAGCCCTGCTCGGCCCTCGACCCGATCTCCACCCTCGCCATCGAGGACCTGATCGGCGAGCTCAAGTCGCAGTTCACCATCGTGATCGTGACCCACAACATGCAGCAGGCGGCCCGCGTCTCCGACCGCACCGCGTTCTTCAACCTGGCGGGCGTCGGCCAGCCCGGCAAGCTGGTCGAGCTCGACGACACCCAGCGGATCTTCTCCAACCCGTCGGTCCAGGCCACCGAGGACTACATCTCCGGCCGCTTCGGCTGA
- a CDS encoding metal-sensitive transcriptional regulator gives MTTIDTPSTDTAPAACHGGPAATGPHGYSGEKEAHLKRLRRIEGQIRGLQRMVDEDVYCIDILTQVSASTKALQSFALSLLEEHLRHCVAAAAAAEDGGEELNAKVAEASAAIARLLRT, from the coding sequence ATGACCACCATCGACACCCCGAGCACCGACACCGCGCCGGCGGCCTGCCACGGCGGCCCCGCGGCCACCGGGCCGCACGGCTACAGCGGGGAGAAGGAGGCGCACCTCAAGCGGCTGCGCCGGATCGAGGGTCAGATTCGCGGCCTGCAGCGGATGGTCGACGAGGACGTCTACTGCATCGACATCCTCACCCAGGTGTCCGCCTCCACCAAGGCCCTGCAGTCCTTCGCGCTCTCCCTGCTGGAGGAGCACCTGCGGCACTGCGTCGCCGCCGCGGCCGCCGCGGAGGACGGCGGCGAGGAGCTGAACGCCAAGGTCGCCGAGGCCAGCGCGGCCATCGCCCGGCTGCTGCGCACCTGA
- a CDS encoding inorganic phosphate transporter — translation MDMAALIVVIGVAFFFTYTNGFHDSANAIATSVSTRALTPRAALAMAAVMNLAGAFLGSGVAKTVSEGIIETPTGSKGMAILFSALVGAIAWNLVTWYFGLPSSSSHALFGGMVGAALAGGIGVVWHGVIEKIIIPMIVSPVVGLVGGFLVMLAILWIFRRANPHRAKRNFRVAQTASAAAMALAHGLQDAQKTMGIVVMALTISGHQSGNGIPIWVKISCATMLSLGTYAGGWRIMRTLGRKIIELDPPQGFAAEATASAVMYVTSFVYAAPISTTHVITSAIMGVGATKRVRAVRWGVAKNIVMGWFITMPAAAIVAAAMYGIVNLLIL, via the coding sequence GTGGACATGGCAGCACTGATCGTCGTCATCGGCGTCGCTTTCTTCTTCACGTACACGAACGGCTTCCACGACTCCGCCAACGCGATCGCCACCTCGGTCTCCACCCGGGCGCTGACGCCCCGGGCGGCGCTGGCGATGGCCGCGGTGATGAACCTGGCGGGCGCCTTCCTCGGCAGCGGGGTGGCGAAGACCGTCTCCGAGGGGATCATCGAGACCCCGACCGGCAGCAAGGGCATGGCGATCCTGTTCTCGGCCCTGGTCGGGGCGATCGCCTGGAACCTGGTCACCTGGTACTTCGGCCTGCCGTCCTCCTCCTCGCACGCGCTGTTCGGCGGCATGGTGGGCGCGGCGCTGGCCGGCGGCATCGGCGTGGTCTGGCACGGCGTCATCGAGAAGATCATCATTCCGATGATCGTCTCGCCGGTGGTCGGCCTGGTCGGCGGCTTCCTGGTGATGCTGGCGATCCTGTGGATCTTCCGGCGGGCCAACCCGCACCGGGCCAAGCGCAACTTCCGGGTGGCGCAGACCGCCTCGGCGGCGGCGATGGCACTGGCGCACGGCCTGCAGGACGCGCAGAAGACCATGGGCATCGTGGTGATGGCCCTGACCATCTCCGGCCACCAGTCCGGCAACGGCATCCCGATCTGGGTGAAGATCTCCTGCGCCACGATGCTCTCGCTGGGCACCTACGCGGGCGGCTGGCGGATCATGCGCACCCTGGGCCGGAAGATCATCGAGCTGGACCCGCCGCAGGGCTTCGCCGCCGAGGCCACCGCCTCCGCGGTCATGTACGTCACCTCGTTCGTCTACGCGGCGCCGATCTCCACCACCCACGTGATCACCTCGGCGATCATGGGCGTGGGCGCCACCAAGCGGGTCCGCGCGGTCCGCTGGGGAGTGGCGAAGAACATCGTGATGGGCTGGTTCATCACCATGCCGGCGGCGGCGATCGTGGCCGCCGCGATGTACGGGATCGTGAACCTGCTGATCCTCTGA
- the pstA gene encoding phosphate ABC transporter permease PstA: MSTATVSDTTPRLSHRLTAARLPRWAPAGIAAASIAVGCGIGAAAGLKSHIQWGLISALLFVLAGYAVSASVEGRRQAKDRFATSLVWVSFICAVVPLVSLTAYTVQQGIGAINGDFLTHSMKGVVATLSPDGGIYHAIIGTIEQVLLATLIAAPIGLLTAVYLVEYGRGRLAKAVTFFVDVMTGIPSVVAGLFVLSLWNIALGFEYSGFSGSLALAILMMPVVVRSTEEMLKLVPNELREASYALGVPRWKTILRIVLPTAVGGITTGVMLAVARITGETAPVMMLVFGADFINSDPFNGPQQSLPLYIWQQYSQINNDFGYQRAWGAALVLIAFVMGLNLIARGIARWRSPKGGH, from the coding sequence GTGAGTACCGCTACCGTCTCCGACACCACCCCGCGGCTCAGCCACCGGCTGACCGCGGCCCGGCTGCCCCGCTGGGCGCCGGCCGGCATCGCCGCCGCCTCGATCGCGGTGGGCTGCGGCATCGGCGCCGCCGCCGGGCTCAAGAGCCACATCCAGTGGGGCCTGATCTCCGCGCTGCTGTTCGTCCTGGCCGGCTACGCCGTCTCGGCCTCGGTCGAGGGCCGCCGCCAGGCCAAGGACCGGTTCGCCACCTCGCTGGTCTGGGTCTCCTTCATCTGCGCCGTCGTCCCGCTGGTCTCGCTGACGGCCTACACCGTCCAGCAGGGCATCGGAGCGATCAACGGCGACTTCCTCACCCACTCGATGAAGGGCGTCGTCGCCACCCTCAGCCCGGACGGCGGCATCTACCACGCCATCATCGGCACCATCGAGCAGGTCCTGCTGGCCACCCTGATCGCCGCGCCGATCGGCCTGCTCACCGCCGTCTACCTGGTGGAGTACGGCCGCGGCCGGCTCGCCAAGGCGGTCACCTTCTTCGTCGACGTCATGACCGGCATCCCGTCGGTCGTCGCCGGCCTGTTCGTCCTCTCGCTCTGGAACATCGCGCTGGGCTTCGAGTACTCCGGCTTCTCGGGCAGCCTCGCGCTGGCCATCCTGATGATGCCGGTCGTGGTCCGCTCCACCGAGGAAATGCTCAAGCTCGTCCCGAACGAGCTGCGCGAGGCCTCGTACGCGCTCGGTGTGCCGCGCTGGAAGACCATCCTGCGGATCGTCCTGCCCACGGCCGTCGGTGGCATCACCACCGGTGTGATGCTGGCGGTCGCCCGCATCACCGGTGAGACCGCCCCCGTGATGATGCTGGTGTTCGGCGCCGACTTCATCAACAGCGACCCGTTCAACGGACCGCAGCAGTCGCTGCCGCTCTACATCTGGCAGCAGTACTCGCAGATCAACAACGACTTCGGCTACCAGCGCGCCTGGGGCGCCGCCCTCGTGTTGATCGCCTTCGTGATGGGTCTCAACCTCATCGCCCGGGGCATCGCGCGCTGGCGCTCGCCCAAGGGCGGGCACTGA